Proteins encoded within one genomic window of Citrobacter amalonaticus Y19:
- a CDS encoding TIGR03747 family integrating conjugative element membrane protein — MSDAPVQNNNPPKKGLISTPLSWLGKASATLIGSLFFSLAVEWLGIAFIWPEQGAEHSHLMMNEELSWFAENVTHSLLMTDPAGKLEIILHQTWQWVFIDTGFIPWLEKLRNRPDNAWIYWIDTYIQASVWITLTFVLRVFILLLTAPLFILAVLVGIVDGLVRRDIRRFGCGYESGFIYHHAKRSVMPVFFLAWVVYLSLPFSVNPCFILLPAASFCGLMVSIMFGLFKKYM, encoded by the coding sequence ATGAGTGATGCACCGGTTCAGAACAACAATCCGCCGAAGAAGGGACTGATTAGCACGCCACTGTCCTGGCTGGGGAAGGCCAGCGCTACGCTGATTGGTTCCCTGTTTTTCAGCCTGGCGGTTGAGTGGCTGGGCATTGCTTTTATTTGGCCCGAACAGGGGGCAGAACACAGCCATCTGATGATGAACGAAGAGTTAAGCTGGTTTGCTGAAAATGTCACACACAGTCTGCTGATGACTGACCCTGCCGGGAAACTGGAAATTATTCTGCACCAGACCTGGCAGTGGGTTTTTATCGACACCGGATTTATCCCCTGGCTGGAAAAATTGCGAAACAGGCCAGATAACGCTTGGATATACTGGATCGACACCTATATTCAGGCTTCGGTCTGGATCACTCTGACGTTTGTGCTGCGGGTTTTTATTCTGCTGCTCACTGCTCCTTTATTTATTCTGGCGGTTCTGGTGGGAATCGTTGATGGGCTGGTGCGGCGTGATATTCGTCGGTTTGGCTGCGGCTATGAGTCCGGATTTATTTATCACCATGCTAAAAGATCGGTTATGCCAGTATTTTTTCTGGCGTGGGTGGTTTATCTGTCTCTGCCATTTTCCGTTAACCCCTGCTTTATTTTATTACCGGCAGCATCATTTTGTGGTCTGATGGTCAGTATTATGTTTGGTCTCTTCAAGAAATATATGTAG
- the traD gene encoding type IV conjugative transfer system coupling protein TraD, producing the protein MSNRHVIEALLRPAVELYSATAGLAAGAVCLIAPWSVMLAPSVSYPLAGGFLLFAGIRARQGMTILRYRRNIRRLPRYVMTSSQVPVSRHNLFIGLGFRWEQKHTQRLHTCRRPEVAGYIHPGWFYRQARSLEKNFEASLPAIRRILSCDSPLNPVRPLPPVGGSALLHGIELDEADVTLPLGERVGHTLVMGTTRVGKTRLAELFITQDIRRGEVVIIFDPKGDADLLKRAYAEAKRAGREDEFYVFHLGWPDISARYNAVGRFGRISEVASRIAGQLSGEGNSAAFKEFAWRFVNIISRALIELGQRPDYLQISRHVINIDDLFISYAQYYLPKHEPKAWEIIAQIAGKVNEKNTPRNLQGRDKHVVALEQYLAATKIYDPILDGLRSAVRYDKTYFDKIVASLLPLLEKLTTGKTAQLLAPSYSDLEDPRPIFDWQQIIRKRGVVYVGLDALSDSEIAAAVGNSMFADLVSIAGYIYKFGVNDGLPGGDNPAKIPINLHCDEFNELMGDEFIPLINKGGGAGIQVTAYTQTLSDIEARIGNAAKAGQVIGNFNNLIMLRVRETATAELMTGQLHEVDVLTNTVISGVTDSSNPETGTDFTSNTQDRVSSVSVPLIDPAALIQLPKGQAFALLEGGQLWKIRMPLPAADNDKLMPDSIAQLAEYMQTNYHTGEQWWNNTAMPDIPVDHSALLTALQEGLNE; encoded by the coding sequence ATGAGTAACCGCCATGTGATTGAAGCGCTGCTACGCCCGGCTGTGGAGCTATACAGTGCCACAGCCGGACTGGCTGCGGGAGCTGTCTGCCTGATTGCGCCGTGGTCGGTGATGCTGGCCCCTTCCGTCAGTTATCCGCTGGCAGGGGGATTTTTGTTGTTCGCCGGTATTCGTGCCCGACAGGGAATGACGATTTTGCGCTACCGTCGCAATATTCGCCGCCTGCCGCGTTATGTAATGACAAGCAGCCAGGTACCTGTCAGCCGCCACAACCTTTTTATCGGGCTTGGTTTTCGCTGGGAGCAGAAACATACTCAGCGTCTGCATACCTGCCGCCGCCCGGAGGTGGCGGGTTATATCCACCCCGGCTGGTTTTATCGTCAGGCCCGCAGCCTGGAAAAAAACTTTGAAGCAAGCCTGCCGGCCATACGGCGTATTCTGTCCTGCGACAGCCCGCTGAATCCGGTACGCCCGTTGCCGCCCGTCGGCGGTAGTGCGCTGTTGCACGGTATTGAACTGGATGAGGCTGATGTCACCCTGCCGCTGGGTGAACGCGTTGGGCATACGCTGGTTATGGGTACCACCCGCGTCGGTAAAACCCGGCTCGCGGAGTTGTTTATCACCCAGGATATCCGACGTGGAGAAGTGGTCATTATTTTTGATCCGAAAGGCGATGCCGACCTGCTGAAACGAGCATATGCGGAGGCGAAACGGGCGGGGAGAGAGGATGAGTTTTATGTCTTTCACCTTGGCTGGCCGGATATCAGTGCCCGCTATAACGCTGTAGGCCGTTTCGGACGAATTTCGGAAGTGGCGAGCCGCATAGCCGGTCAGCTTTCCGGGGAAGGAAACTCTGCCGCGTTTAAAGAATTTGCCTGGCGGTTTGTCAATATCATTTCTCGCGCACTCATTGAGCTGGGCCAGCGTCCGGATTATCTGCAAATCAGCCGCCACGTTATTAACATTGATGATCTGTTTATCAGCTATGCCCAGTACTACCTGCCAAAGCACGAGCCGAAAGCGTGGGAAATCATTGCGCAGATCGCCGGGAAGGTGAACGAGAAAAATACGCCGCGAAATTTGCAGGGGCGGGATAAACATGTGGTCGCGCTGGAACAGTATCTGGCCGCCACAAAAATTTACGACCCGATCCTTGATGGCCTGCGTTCTGCTGTGCGCTATGACAAGACCTATTTCGACAAAATTGTGGCCTCCCTGCTGCCCTTACTGGAAAAACTGACAACCGGAAAAACTGCGCAGCTTCTGGCCCCGTCTTACAGTGATCTGGAAGATCCACGTCCGATTTTCGACTGGCAGCAGATTATCCGCAAACGTGGTGTTGTGTATGTGGGTCTGGATGCATTGTCTGATAGCGAAATCGCAGCCGCTGTCGGTAACAGTATGTTCGCCGATTTGGTCTCCATCGCTGGTTATATCTATAAATTCGGTGTCAATGACGGCCTGCCGGGCGGAGATAATCCTGCAAAAATCCCCATAAACCTCCACTGTGACGAGTTCAACGAATTGATGGGGGATGAGTTTATTCCGTTGATCAACAAAGGCGGTGGTGCAGGCATCCAGGTGACCGCCTATACCCAGACGCTGAGTGATATTGAGGCGCGGATAGGCAATGCAGCGAAAGCAGGCCAGGTCATAGGCAACTTCAACAACCTGATTATGCTGCGCGTGCGCGAAACCGCCACGGCGGAACTGATGACGGGACAATTACATGAAGTGGATGTGCTGACGAATACGGTGATTTCCGGCGTTACGGACTCCTCAAACCCGGAAACAGGGACGGACTTCACCAGCAACACCCAGGACAGGGTAAGTTCTGTCAGCGTACCATTGATTGATCCGGCTGCACTGATACAGCTTCCGAAGGGCCAGGCATTTGCCCTGCTGGAAGGGGGACAACTGTGGAAAATCCGCATGCCGCTGCCCGCTGCGGATAACGATAAGCTGATGCCAGACAGTATCGCGCAGCTCGCGGAATATATGCAGACGAATTACCACACCGGCGAACAGTGGTGGAATAATACAGCCATGCCGGATATCCCTGTGGACCATTCTGCTCTGCTTACCGCCCTGCAGGAGGGACTGAATGAGTGA
- a CDS encoding integrating conjugative element protein, with amino-acid sequence MLKIAIPALLLAFSCATQALIVVADLGGESTAPLFEVIAPEPEREQTPSQVIPLESAVFPVVTTLLRPGVVSSRPLSLPGMTPLFILGDDPLSVRWLTEHKSRLKSLNATGLVVNVASEADLNALRQQAEGLPLLPVSGDDLAQRLQLDTYPVLITDTGLSQ; translated from the coding sequence ATGCTGAAAATAGCTATTCCTGCTTTACTGCTTGCATTCTCCTGTGCCACTCAGGCGCTGATCGTAGTGGCCGACCTGGGCGGCGAGTCAACCGCTCCATTATTTGAGGTCATTGCACCGGAACCGGAGAGAGAACAGACACCTTCGCAGGTTATTCCGCTGGAAAGCGCCGTATTCCCTGTGGTGACCACTCTTCTGCGTCCCGGAGTCGTATCATCCCGCCCGCTGTCGCTGCCAGGAATGACGCCGTTGTTTATTCTGGGCGACGATCCGTTGTCGGTACGCTGGCTGACAGAGCATAAGTCCCGGCTTAAATCGCTGAATGCCACCGGGCTGGTGGTGAACGTGGCGTCAGAAGCGGATCTGAATGCACTGCGCCAGCAGGCAGAGGGACTGCCGCTGTTGCCGGTCAGCGGCGACGATCTGGCGCAGCGCCTGCAACTGGATACATACCCGGTGCTGATCACAGATACCGGGCTGTCTCAATGA
- a CDS encoding transglycosylase SLT domain-containing protein, whose protein sequence is MATHYRSLIWLILLSPLPFAHAEQDVPSGYRRVAQQAGVPADLLYAMALTESGSHVPQGIRPWPWTLNIAGKGYRYSTRQDACAALNQFMRTINPKRIDAGLAQINLGWNGHHFTTPCDALTPYLNLQVAARLLRGHYDQWQSWQEAAGRYHHPAGGKPAQRYRTEVLRYLQKISS, encoded by the coding sequence ATGGCTACCCATTACCGCTCCCTGATATGGCTGATTCTGCTGTCGCCTCTGCCTTTTGCTCACGCTGAGCAGGATGTTCCTTCAGGTTACCGGCGGGTAGCTCAGCAGGCTGGCGTTCCCGCTGATTTGTTGTATGCCATGGCGCTGACCGAAAGCGGTTCCCACGTACCGCAGGGGATCCGACCGTGGCCGTGGACGCTGAATATCGCCGGGAAAGGCTACCGCTATTCAACTCGTCAGGATGCCTGTGCGGCACTGAATCAGTTTATGCGCACCATCAATCCAAAGCGTATTGATGCGGGGCTGGCTCAAATCAATCTTGGCTGGAACGGGCATCACTTCACCACGCCGTGTGATGCACTGACGCCTTACCTCAATTTGCAGGTCGCAGCCCGTTTGCTACGTGGTCATTACGATCAATGGCAGAGCTGGCAGGAAGCGGCTGGTCGCTATCACCATCCGGCAGGGGGTAAACCTGCACAGCGCTATCGCACTGAAGTGCTTCGCTATCTGCAAAAAATTTCCTCATGA
- a CDS encoding TIGR03759 family integrating conjugative element protein: MKGKYLALLLTLATPLAQAGNETTSVVQNSTETPLSSHPAAQQWGLTLEEWSRYETLKHSERGIWSPSLDPLTLLGVEATTDAERQRYADLLVEKESQRVEKELAFQRAYDAAWKRRFPGLMPAVATTPDRTSRLAVFVREDCTACDTRLKTLLNAGNPLDIWLVGSDNNDSRLRRWAVSQHIDNTRVQRREVTLNHDAGRWLHYGQGKMPVVLEKQGDTWLPITAP; the protein is encoded by the coding sequence ATGAAAGGTAAATATCTGGCACTTCTGCTGACGCTGGCAACACCTCTTGCGCAGGCCGGAAACGAAACGACCTCCGTTGTGCAGAACAGCACTGAAACGCCGCTTTCCTCCCATCCCGCAGCACAGCAGTGGGGGCTGACTCTGGAAGAGTGGAGTCGCTATGAAACGCTGAAACATAGCGAGCGCGGCATCTGGTCACCGTCGCTTGATCCGCTGACCCTGCTAGGAGTAGAGGCAACAACGGATGCCGAACGCCAGAGATACGCCGATCTGCTGGTGGAAAAAGAGTCTCAGCGGGTGGAGAAAGAACTCGCATTTCAGCGAGCCTATGATGCAGCCTGGAAACGCCGCTTTCCTGGTTTGATGCCCGCTGTGGCAACCACGCCGGACAGGACTTCGCGACTGGCGGTGTTTGTCCGGGAAGATTGCACCGCCTGCGATACTCGTCTGAAAACGCTGCTTAATGCCGGAAACCCACTGGATATCTGGCTGGTAGGCAGCGATAACAACGACAGTCGTCTGCGGCGCTGGGCGGTTTCACAGCATATAGATAATACGCGGGTACAGCGCCGGGAAGTCACGCTGAACCATGACGCTGGTCGTTGGCTGCACTACGGGCAGGGAAAAATGCCCGTGGTTCTGGAAAAGCAGGGGGACACATGGCTACCCATTACCGCTCCCTGA
- a CDS encoding DUF4917 family protein, which translates to MPYPIMSWAQIAPAYSRGTILLGNGASIAISPSFSYGSLLEHAQNTHQLSEDVYRLFDFFGTHDFELILRLVWQASNVNRSLRIPDAQTHQAYQNVRECLIQAVRNVHPAYDQISHHLPNMYQFLKGFDTIFSLNYDLLVYWTMTYGLDIPDGHMFKDCFIRSMFDDDWRRFRERYRERSNTLVFYPHGSLALCRNRVEQEFKISNDGEGLLEAILDEWRSERVVPLFVSEGRMEQKISSIQNSYYLSTIYREVLKSQRSSLTLLGWGLGEHDLHLLHRMQGTGIQRVAVSVFRRDQVYCNYAYQTIQDALAQLEPVQVDFFDSESPGCWIHPMPQI; encoded by the coding sequence ATGCCATATCCCATTATGTCATGGGCACAGATTGCACCAGCCTACTCACGAGGAACGATTCTACTGGGCAACGGTGCCAGTATTGCCATATCACCAAGCTTTAGTTATGGCTCATTACTTGAACATGCCCAAAATACACATCAACTTTCAGAAGATGTATATCGTTTATTTGATTTTTTTGGAACACACGATTTTGAACTCATACTTCGGTTGGTATGGCAGGCATCGAATGTTAATAGGTCTCTTCGAATACCAGACGCTCAAACACATCAAGCCTATCAGAATGTCAGAGAGTGCCTGATTCAGGCTGTACGTAATGTGCATCCTGCGTATGATCAGATAAGTCATCATTTACCTAACATGTACCAATTTCTTAAAGGATTCGACACGATCTTTTCATTGAACTATGACTTATTGGTCTACTGGACAATGACATATGGACTAGACATCCCTGATGGCCATATGTTTAAAGATTGTTTCATCCGCAGCATGTTCGACGATGACTGGCGGAGATTTCGTGAACGTTACAGAGAGCGGAGCAATACTCTTGTTTTCTACCCGCATGGCAGTCTGGCTTTATGCCGAAATAGGGTTGAACAGGAGTTCAAAATATCCAACGATGGAGAAGGACTATTAGAGGCTATCCTTGACGAATGGCGCAGTGAAAGAGTCGTTCCACTGTTTGTTAGCGAAGGCAGAATGGAACAAAAGATTTCCTCGATTCAAAATAGCTATTATTTATCAACAATATACAGGGAGGTTTTGAAATCACAGAGATCTTCGTTGACACTCCTAGGCTGGGGACTTGGGGAGCATGACCTACATTTACTGCATCGAATGCAAGGAACTGGAATCCAGCGGGTAGCTGTCTCCGTTTTTCGCCGTGATCAGGTCTATTGTAACTATGCGTATCAAACCATTCAGGATGCACTAGCTCAGCTTGAGCCTGTCCAGGTTGACTTCTTTGATAGCGAAAGCCCTGGATGCTGGATTCACCCTATGCCTCAAATATAG
- a CDS encoding DNA topoisomerase III — protein sequence MKLFLCEKPSQGRDIARILGATQRGDGCLIGKDIIVTWGFGHLMEAESPEGYDLKYKKWVLKDLPIIPEQWKNMVKPATKKQFTIIQKLLKKASSVAIATDADREGEMIAREILDACKFRGPVSRLWLSALDDASIRKALASLKPGEATESLYQAGLGRARADWLCGMNLTRLYTLKGQTPGQKGCVFSVGRVQTPTLNLIVNRDQQIARFIPRDYWALTVALTGQNTPFQAQWLASEAICDEEGRCINQSVLQQAAMDIDRTRQARVISTETKRIKESAPLPFDLGTLQQVCSKKWGMGAQQVLDIAQSLYETHKATTYPRTDCGYLPLSMQAEVSQVFSALQQTDPALKPLLAQCNIQQKSRVWDDKKITAHHAIIPTMQPADISKMSEDERCVYDLIRRHYLAQFLPLYEADKTKMRLECAGHTLAAAGNVVVTPGWKMLFSEDTVETDEKQSLPRLAENTQCTVTGAKIRAQKTRPPEHYTEGTLIAAMKNASRFVTDERLKQRLKESAGLGTEATRAGIIETLLKRGYIRKEKHYLIATDNAVTLMAMLPDIVKDPGMTALWEQALDDIAAGKLPLAVFLQKQSVWIATMVEQAR from the coding sequence ATGAAATTATTTCTGTGCGAAAAACCGTCTCAGGGGCGAGATATTGCCCGCATTCTTGGTGCAACGCAAAGAGGTGATGGGTGTCTTATTGGTAAAGATATTATTGTTACCTGGGGTTTTGGTCATTTAATGGAAGCGGAGTCACCAGAAGGGTATGACTTAAAATATAAAAAATGGGTGCTGAAAGATTTACCCATTATTCCGGAACAGTGGAAAAACATGGTAAAACCAGCGACAAAAAAACAATTTACCATTATTCAGAAGTTGCTAAAAAAAGCCTCCTCAGTTGCTATCGCAACGGATGCAGACCGGGAAGGCGAAATGATTGCGCGTGAAATTCTCGATGCATGCAAATTCCGGGGGCCGGTTTCCCGTTTATGGCTCTCTGCGCTGGACGATGCGAGCATCCGTAAAGCGCTGGCATCGCTTAAACCCGGCGAAGCTACCGAGTCGTTGTACCAGGCGGGACTGGGACGCGCCAGAGCGGACTGGTTGTGCGGGATGAATCTCACTCGGCTGTATACCCTCAAAGGGCAAACGCCTGGGCAGAAGGGCTGCGTATTTTCGGTCGGGAGAGTACAGACGCCAACGTTGAATCTGATTGTTAATCGTGACCAGCAGATAGCCCGTTTTATCCCCCGCGACTACTGGGCGCTGACCGTTGCACTGACCGGGCAGAATACTCCGTTTCAGGCACAGTGGCTGGCATCTGAAGCAATATGCGATGAAGAAGGGCGCTGTATTAATCAGTCAGTTCTGCAACAGGCAGCGATGGATATTGACCGAACCAGGCAGGCCCGCGTTATCAGCACGGAAACGAAGCGCATCAAAGAATCCGCCCCCCTGCCGTTTGACCTCGGCACTCTGCAACAGGTCTGCTCGAAAAAATGGGGGATGGGGGCGCAGCAGGTGCTGGATATCGCCCAGAGTCTGTACGAAACCCACAAAGCGACAACCTATCCGCGCACCGACTGTGGATACCTTCCTCTGTCCATGCAGGCCGAAGTGTCACAGGTTTTCAGTGCCCTGCAACAAACAGACCCGGCGTTAAAACCGTTGCTGGCACAGTGCAATATTCAGCAAAAATCCCGCGTCTGGGACGATAAAAAAATCACCGCTCACCACGCGATTATTCCGACAATGCAGCCTGCGGATATCAGCAAAATGAGTGAGGATGAACGTTGCGTTTATGACCTGATACGCCGTCATTATCTGGCGCAGTTTCTGCCGTTGTATGAGGCGGACAAAACGAAGATGCGGCTGGAATGTGCCGGGCATACGCTGGCCGCCGCCGGAAACGTGGTTGTCACGCCGGGCTGGAAGATGCTGTTCAGCGAAGATACAGTTGAGACTGATGAGAAACAGTCACTTCCGCGACTGGCGGAAAATACACAATGTACTGTTACCGGCGCAAAAATCCGGGCACAGAAAACCCGCCCGCCTGAACATTACACCGAAGGGACGCTGATTGCGGCGATGAAAAATGCGTCCCGTTTTGTGACAGATGAACGACTGAAACAGCGACTGAAAGAAAGTGCCGGGCTGGGAACAGAAGCGACCCGCGCAGGCATTATTGAAACCCTGCTGAAACGTGGCTATATCCGCAAAGAGAAGCACTATCTTATTGCCACAGACAATGCTGTCACGCTGATGGCGATGTTGCCGGATATTGTCAAAGACCCTGGAATGACAGCGTTGTGGGAGCAGGCGCTGGATGATATTGCCGCCGGTAAACTGCCGCTGGCAGTATTTTTGCAAAAACAGTCAGTATGGATCGCTACGATGGTCGAGCAGGCCCGATGA